A segment of the Ipomoea triloba cultivar NCNSP0323 chromosome 1, ASM357664v1 genome:
attctttattctttaaaaaaaaaaaaattgtccatCTGTCATTGTCTTtggtcaaaaaataaaaataaaagttatgaggtaaaaataatttttttttttggaataaataataatttttttttatgagttgaGATACATAAGATTATGATAGGCCGGCAAACGAGAGAATAATCGGAAgaacaataattaataaataaaaagtgtCATGATTTTGTATTGGGTTAATGTAGACTGTTCAGAACGTCAAGCGATCCATGGACAATTTATAACCAAATTCATAAATTACCTTTAATCATAATCCACTCACTTAGAGAAGTTAGAGCTCTTCTTGCTGAAAATAACCTTCTAACCATACGTTCATACTTGCCACACCATCTTTCTTCATTATTATTTGCTTGATCGAGTTAGCTTTGTTTCAACTCGAATAGCATTATATTCACTAAACTTGTTTACCTAGGAAATTAGACATGACAATCATGAAAACTACTAGTGATAAATAGTTTCCCATACTTACCACtgatttagaatttaaaaataacaaatttatgattctttattattattattatttatttataagaaagtCTGTAAGTACTATCGGATGTGTATTATGAGTGAAGCACTTTAACTAGGAAAATATCATTGCAAAAAGGTAAATTAACCAAAGTTCAATATTGATGATCAACTAAAACCAAAAATATCAATAGACAACTCCTTCAAAGGGTCAAgtttgtattataaaataagtttaagtaaatatataaaattagcaGTTATTTTCATGAGAAAAAGAGAATATACCTTAGTCAAGTTGTTCAAGTTGTTTAGATAGTAAATTTAGTAATcacaaatttcaaattcaaactctttagagaaattatttattagttttataattttttgtgagTTATAATGATAAGATGAGCTTCATCCAATGTGCGTAATTAAAATGTCAAGAACTTTGTGGTTAACTCTTTAGAGAAATGATCTATTAGCTTTATAATTTTTGTGAATTATAATGATAAGATGAACTTCATTCAATGTgagtaattaaaatgtcaaaaattttGTGATTTGATAGCATTACTGTGAccatttcaaataaaaaatctattatATTGATGTTGTTGAGCAGATATTACATGTATGTTtgattttagtttaaaaaaaaaaaaacagttgtaaaaaaaaaaaaaaacagttgtgAGTTTTCtaataaatcaaagaaaaaccTATGGTGCGTATTCAAAAACAGAGCATGGCAGCGAAGCAAATTGACTAGTCAAACACACCCACACTGTGTTGTATCCGGCGATGTTTTTCCGTttctttaatcttttttttttttttttgtttgaataaaaaCGAAAACCGTTTCTTTAATCTTTAACAAGGTTTGACTGGATCTTTTTGCCGCTTTAAGGAATGGGGAACACCGACACGTGTCTACGGCAAACGTGGGTTCATCTTCATCTGCTCTGCCATCCTGTCTCTCCCTCCTAAGTTAATTGCTCGTCATTAACGTAAACCACACCgttttattattaatactacTTCTGGCATTCTACTAAAATAGCACTACTTCCGCATGCATGCCTCATTAGCCAATCGGCCCAATCCCACCAATTTATATGTTGACTGGTCCTCTCTCTCCTATGTTTCTGTGCAGTCCTGTAATCATTACAACaacaaatagaaaaaggcatgtaTTAAAAGTTTTAATCATAACTTAAGGGTTAATATGTGTTGaaggagtaaaaaaaaaaaaagtaaattatgatatacggagtacattttaaTGGCCTATCGTTGCTCAAATATTTATACACTAGAATTTCAACGATGCACCAACTGGTAGTAAAGTACGTAAAACTTATGTGATAAATTAgtgtttaaaaataattattttgaaatttcaaaagCCTCCCAACTTCCAAGCTTGTCAATTGTCATATACAAAGCCAATTCGAACATGGAAACTACTTTCCTTATCCATCGCTCCTCACCATGTTATATATggagtgtatataaaatgacatGTGTCTCTTTTAACTTAATAGATATTTAAGGTTCATGTCCggaaaatgtaattattttaaaatttatgaatgAATGTTTTATCACATTTTGAGATTTTACATGTTATATATGAATAAGATTAATTTTAATGTGTGAAATTCTACTATATATTAATTGGAAAACCTATGAtgtgattaaaaaataaaaataaaatcctcacCGTGTTAGCTTATTATGCATAGTTGGTGATGGAgcattttatttcaaatatctCAATTGCCCAAGAAGATTCGTTTTCTAGAACAATATTGAAAGACTATGGGCAGTCATATATGCATGCACCTCATTCTTGATCAAACcatatactttttgttataattaatatttgtacCAAATACCTACCTTACACGTGAGTTTAAAAATTTCCACCATTCttaatataagtatttaatGAACTTTGTCACTTTATTACGCCAAATCCAATCCTTTTAATTAAATGGATATATTGAGAACATATCCCGAGCAAATCAACTTGAAGAGACAAATCAAGATAATTTGAGCCAACCTACAAGGTTGGTTTTGAGGCGGACCCCATCAATCGTGGCATCGTGCACTGAAGGTTGGTACCGCAACCAGCCTCGAGGCCTTGAGCTCGACCTCAAACAACCAAAGCGAGCTTTGTGCTTGGCCTCAGCTCGAGCGGCTAAAGCCAAGCTCGGTGCTCGGTCTCAGGCGGCCAAGGTCGAGCTCGGTGCTCGGCGCTTGGCCGGGCGTGGGCTAGACAAACAAACATGGTCAAAGGCTCTAACCGCCCACCCTTTTTTTGGCGGCACGCGTTAATCTTAGCATCCATATTTTCtcttatctttatctttatttataGCATCATTATTATCCTCTTGTAATCATCTTATATAAGTCATTAGTACAAAGCATTATCTTTCTTACTCAATATTATATCTTTACtgcttaatttcttattttttaattattagtttgattaatCCGAGCATCCCATATTAGTTATTAATTCCATCAGCTAAAAACCAAGTCAAAATATCATGTGTACCAGTTCAAAGGTaatgtgtgcatatatatatatatatatatatatatatatatatatatatatatatatatatatatattattcccacaataatatatatgtacataagaTCAcgttttcaattatatatatattattaacttGCGGAGAGTAATTAGTTAGTACCTAACGTTTGCCAAACCGCGGGCGGGGGACAACCTGTTGAGTGTTCCCATTGATCTTATATATGCATTGGCAACTGGCAAGTAGTCTGAAGCTGCCTCCACGCAGCCACACCGGCAATTGGTCcataatatacaaatatatatatatatatatgttcgaTTTCCGAAAAACCTTACTATAACCTATAAGTATGCATTGAGTGAAACTCGTCTTGTGATTATATTATACCAGACAAAAGACCACAATGAATTATAGGTCGCAGTTGATCAgttcaaacaaataaatttaaaattttgtaattactaagtCAATGTTTTACTAACTAGActgaatttaatatatatatatatatatatatatatatatatatatatatatataattttttttttaattacaactCTAATTATCCAACATCGATCACATATTAATTGGGATTTGATATGAGTCCAACCTGTAAAGTTTAGCACTTAGTGAAAAAACCTGATCAAATGATTAAATATGTTGAATTAATAATGTTTGAGGAATATAGAAGTTTTCATTAGGACACGCAAATCATGGACCATTTCTTCTAGATAACAATAATATGAACGCTGAATCAGCAACGCGACCCAAAAGAACATTAAAAAATGGTAATTCTTCAAGAACGGTccaaattttggaaaaaaatagcCGTCAACTTTAGCAAGTTGGATAATATTTGTATGGTTTTCAAGTTTGGCCTACAACGTGTTCCTGCATTCTCAAATAAAGTTTGTTCTTATACTTAAAATAAATCCGGCGTGCTAAATAGGACGACTCAGCCACTGCATAAAAACCCCACATACAGATTCAACACACTCCAAATCATTCTCTCAATCCCATTCCCATTCCCAGTTTTCAACATTCAAGATTTTTACTCAATTCCCTTATCCGATCCTGTTTTAATTACTAGATTCTTGATTTACAAGATGAAAGGAGGAAAGGCGACTCAGAACAGATTCCTGAGATTTCTTGCTTTGCCGATGAGGTGTTTATCGAGGACGAGAGATTGTTACATTAACGGGATGAACAATTACGCGGTGGTGAACCAGCCGAAGGCGCCGAGTAGGGTTCAACGGAGCTACAGTGTGAGCTCGCAGGGGTCAAACGACAGCGAGGATTACCGGGAGCTTCTGAAGGCGGCGTCGATGCGCGGCATGGAGGGAAGGATCGAGCTGGAGAGGCTGATGCAGCAGTACATGAAGCAGCAGCAGGCGGCGGCTGCGGCGATGGCTATGAGGTCGTCGCAGAGGGTGCGGCGGAGCAGCAGCGTCGCGATGGGGAGGATCGACGAGGAGAGCGGTGCGGGCGAGGATGATAGTAATCATGGCGTGGATGAGATGAAGTATCCCAGAAGCAAAAGCTACGCCGTTAACAACAAGAGGAGTACAGTCATTgggttttgattttattttttttttggttatatatTCAGCGGAATTGAATTGAAAAGCTTTGTAATTGTAGTTGGTTTAATTTGGTTGGCTTGGGAGCAGGTGCTTTCAGGTTCGATCATGGTTGATGATACGATGATGATTGATGATTCTGTGCATTGCAATTGGTGATCGACATGGCGCATGACTTTGTGCCCGTTCAATCCCACAATGCCGTTTCAGGTTTAATGCTTTCTGCAAAACATCATTTCATAATCTTCATTCAAATCTTGCTTGATTCGAAATTATCATTGCATGCCCACAAATCACCTGAACCAAACGTCCCCTAAGGTTAATCATGATAATAACCGTGCGGTGTGGTTCGGTACGGTGACAGAGAACAACATTCTAGCTTGCATTGTATTCTAAGGGAGGATTATTTTCAATTGCTTTCATCTTCTATAAGAGAAATGACACAGGAGCGAATTCAAAGAAAGAGGtgacaaaagaagaaaataaagaaaacgaAAGTTCACCGCACAGATCCGATCCAATCTGATCTAGTCATGAAATGCTGCACAAGGAGTGACTTTAGCCTTTAGGATAAGATTATATGTATTTCCTTTCCCGGTGTTCAAGGTTGACAAATTATATATCCACGAAAAGCACCGGATGCTTACTTTCCAACAAAGGAAACGGCCGTCATTTTGATTTGTCGAGACAATGTTGTCAACATTATGTACGTTTCGGTGTCGCTGTGCTGGAAATTTCAAGGTTATCTGAACCTCTTCGAAGCCTCAGCACAGATTATATGAATTTactttttagtatatatatttgagattGTAGATTCAATCACGTTATTAAGGCATCTCTTATGTATGTACTTTTTGAGTGGAAAAAtctcttttgtatttaaaaagaaaaaacgtCGAAAGGTTAAAATACAAAAGTTAATTTgtctataataattaatatagttcACAAGTTAAATTATAAGTTTAAAAGTCAACATACAAAATGGATTTTATCCAAAAAACAATTGTAACATACTTTCTTACGAATTGAAAGTCAAAACTATTATGcagaataaaacaaaaagttCTCCTAATCTTCTATAAGTCGTCCAAGACTTCTCCCACAGCAGGCAGTTTCCAAGTAACGCTAAAGGCTGCTCCTACTAACCATTGACATTTTCATATCGTGGTAGGCTTTCCACTTGCTACTGTTCATATTTGACGTAAAAagtcaaattataaaattataaaaaatgttaaagaaaataagagaaaaatgaagaattgatttagggtgtgtttggttaccCGGAAAATGACTGCTGGAAATTATTTTTCGGGATTTTGGTATTTGGCAACACccagaaaatgtggtcaacggaaataattttccgttgaccacggaaaatgaAGTGTTTTTTCCGAAAAATGCTGGGTGCAACATGGAGGGACGGCTAAGCCGTCCCTCCCTCAGTCCGGCAGGgcagctttatatatatatatatatatatatatatatatatatatatataatttttatatatttatttataataaatattattagtttatatatttttatattttaaagaaaataataaaattatataattatacatttctaccaattttctattcattttccagaaaataaaccaaacacccaaagacagttttccagagtacatccaaacacggaaaatgaacttatttttcgaaaaataagtcattttccaaaaaatatttttcagaagtcattttcctgctttccaaacgcacccttaattaatgaatagtaaacacgAAAAGTAAAATGAAATAGATGAACATAATTTTATTGAATCGTGGACCGCCAATTTCAAATCCAACTGATGGGGCAATGACTACTATAAGCCCACACAAAACTTGGGTTGAGCCTGCGTTCTAATTCTACTACAACATTTGAGCAAAGCATGGCCCATGGGCTACTGGGGATTAAAAAGCCCACTAAAAAAATAACCCGACTTCTCCATCTCCTCTATTGATGCCCCACCACTATCCTATTCTGCAAACAAGTACATCACGCTTCTCACTACCATCTGGAAGGACAAACATCTTGGCAAATCGAAAATGGTGGAATTTTCGCTAGCTACTGCAGCGAACTTCATTGACGAGAACGACGAGTTCGACGAAGAGCCAGGGGAAGTGATCGAGTCTGCTCCGCCGCTGAAGGTGGGCGAGGAGAGAGAAATCAGGTGCAGCAACGCCACTAGCCTTAAAAAGAAGCTCCTCAAGTGTGGCGATGATTGGGAGAGCCCGGAATTAGGCGATGAAGTCACTGGTATTCCCACTTCATATCCactagaatttttatttatttttttaaattctcacTTCACCtcttcattcattcattcattcattctagATTTTAGTTAAATTCTCTCTcgctttctctttttctttctctcttctcACGGTCTGTGTGCGTTTGAGTTGCAGTTCACTACGTGGGTAGTCTACTTGATGGAACCAAATTTGCATCAACTAGGGGCGATGATCAGCCCTTAACTTTCAAGCTTGGCCAAGGTGAGTTCTAGCTCTATCTATAGCCTTTTTTTCCCCTGCATTTCTGGTTTTGGACTGATATATCTTCTCTTTAGGTATTTCAGAAATGTTCTTAGAATCAGAGTAAGTGATAAATATCTAAATACAAACTCAAATCAACAATTTTATGCTCTGTTAGCTATTGTAGGAAATAATaatcagaaaataaaaagaatttcgGGTAATAGAGTAGTTTAGATTACTGCCTGCCATTGATTCAAAATTTTGACTATCTCAATGCTATGGGATAACTGTGTAAGAGTGTGGTAATGCTTCTTAAACAAAGTTGAAGTGAAGCAAATTGAGTTGTTCATTTCACTTTTATCACTTTTCTACTTTGTATTTTGAGTTTTGAGAATTGAGTGAAAGAGTATTGCTCTTGCTGTATTATTGGTTTATTTACATGAAAATAGTGGTTGGTTAGGTAAACTTGTTACTGGCTTAGATCATGGGATTATTACAATGAGAAAAGGTGAAAAAGCCTTGTTCACTTTGCCTCCGGAACTGGCGTTTGGAGCAACAGGCAGTGATGGTGTTCCGCCAAATGCTGCAACTCTGTTTGAAGTAGAACTCATCTCATGGATCACAGTGGTAGATGTTTGCAAGGATGGTGGTATTATCAAGAGGATTATGGAGAAGGGAGACCTGACTGGGATTACTGGGCCTCCTGGTGATTTAGATGAAGTTTTAGGTACTCAAATACTTATGTGTATACCCCAATTACCTCCTTTCCTTTTTGTAGGAAAAaacatacttttttttaatattatatcttGTAGCCTTTAGCATCTCCTTATTGAGTTGCAATTTGCATATGTTTTCTTACGAGTCTTTCAATTTATGAGACAGTAAGGTACACTGCAATGACATTTGATGGTGCTATTGTTTCAAAAACAGCTGAAGAGGGAGTAGAATTTTACATCAAAGATGGTACCTTGAtacatttgattttttattctgGAGGATGAATGTTCAACTACCTTTATCTAAGGATGTATGATGTATGTTCTGCTCTTTTATTACCCGTTTCTTTCTTTTAGGTCATTTTTGCAAAGCATTACCTAAAGCAATCAAGACAATGAAAAGGGGGGAGAGAGTCAATTTAATTGTCCAGCCTCAGTGTATGCTCACTGACTCTGTTCTTTTccttaacttgataattgcttgACTAATAATTCTATTTCAGTAACAGGGAGATGCTTTTCTGCCTTTTTTTTTGGGAACTAATAAGCttcattatatttattcaaatgatgatttaaaaaaaaaaactattttgtaATTGGAGCATGTATAATAATCAAGCATGTAATAATACATCTAGACTCTTCAAACATACTATACAAGAGTatattttgttggtttgtatGCATAACTGTTCTGCGGCAATTAACTATATAGCTTGTAGAAGAAGCCTCTGACTGAAGTATGTCGATTTTAAATGATATGTACCAGACAAAGATTGCTGTTCTATGCGTCTATGGTCgaaaatagaaattgcattCTCTAATTTTGACATGAAATGTATGCACATGTGGTCTAGAGGGCCTACTCTATCAGTACGAGACTTACTGCAGTAATTCCAGAATGAATATCTTCTGTGTAAACATGTGCATGTGTGTTTCTATGTAAGAATCATTCTACAGGATTCTTCCTGTAACTTTCAGGAGTTTGTCTTTCCATAATTTTACCTTTCTTCAGATGCCTTTGGGGATAGGGATAAGGATTCTACCAGTGGCTTCCCTTTGGTTCCCCCCGATTCTGTTCTGAGCATTGATCTGGAGTTGGTATCCTTCAAGCCTGTGATAGATGTGACTGGTAATTTAGGAGTTTTAAAGAAGATTTTGAAAGAAGGGGAAGGCGCTCACACTGCAAATGAAGGCGCAGCTGTTAGTAGTAAGTGTTTGGCACTTCTACCATGTTTTCCATTTCTATTGGGATTGCAATGACATGTCTCATAACAAATGCAAATTGCTCAAAAACTACTTGGCAGCAATTTgatccaaaaatattatttgaattggAATTTGACATAGTTCactgaatataatatatttgacCCAAAAATATTACTTGAATTGGAATTTGAGATAGTTCGCTGAGTAGGGcaatattatacggagtaaataAGAATGTAGACTTGCACTGTATAATGCAAATCCTTCTACCCATGAATAGGCAGCTATTGAGTTGTGATTTGTCAAATTGTCAAGTCTCTTTTTCAAACTTTGGTTTAATGCATCTTCTTGCTGTGATGTGTTTTGACTTATTCTCAAACTTCTCAATTTACTGTTCAATGTTCAGTTAGGTATTCAGGTTTGCTCGAGGATGGCACTTTATTTGAGAAAAAAGGTTTGGATGGAGGGAAGCCCTTGGAGTTTACAACTGATGAAggtttgtatattaaaaaaatatcaaaatgaaTTCTTCTATCTTTGCTTAGAGAATGAATATCAGATGAAGAAAATGCCACATGCAATTATGCAAAATATATCCCACACTTCCTCCCTTGGAAataaaaggattttttttttttttctatttttagtcccttgactattatgCCCCTGCCATATTAATCCCCAAGTATTAATTGCCACATTTGGTGcatgactttgattttttgccacatttagtcctaaccAATTATCCGGCATGACTTGCTGGAATTGGGCTGATATCGGTTACCAGAGTTTTTTGAAGGGGAAAAATTGTGCTTCCATTATCTACCCAGCTTCATCCTCAGGTCTTCACCATCACACTAGATACCAAGACAGT
Coding sequences within it:
- the LOC116022791 gene encoding uncharacterized protein LOC116022791, coding for MKGGKATQNRFLRFLALPMRCLSRTRDCYINGMNNYAVVNQPKAPSRVQRSYSVSSQGSNDSEDYRELLKAASMRGMEGRIELERLMQQYMKQQQAAAAAMAMRSSQRVRRSSSVAMGRIDEESGAGEDDSNHGVDEMKYPRSKSYAVNNKRSTVIGF
- the LOC116022150 gene encoding peptidyl-prolyl cis-trans isomerase FKBP62-like isoform X1, whose amino-acid sequence is MVEFSLATAANFIDENDEFDEEPGEVIESAPPLKVGEEREIRCSNATSLKKKLLKCGDDWESPELGDEVTVHYVGSLLDGTKFASTRGDDQPLTFKLGQGKLVTGLDHGIITMRKGEKALFTLPPELAFGATGSDGVPPNAATLFEVELISWITVVDVCKDGGIIKRIMEKGDLTGITGPPGDLDEVLVRYTAMTFDGAIVSKTAEEGVEFYIKDGHFCKALPKAIKTMKRGERVNLIVQPQYAFGDRDKDSTSGFPLVPPDSVLSIDLELVSFKPVIDVTGNLGVLKKILKEGEGAHTANEGAAVSIRYSGLLEDGTLFEKKGLDGGKPLEFTTDEEQVVSGLDRAVTTMKKGELAIVTVKPDYGFGSDEVKCDFATVPPFSTIVFEVEMLDFKREKAPWEISSHERIEVASRKKEEGNALFKIGKYQRALKRYDKAVDFVSEDGPFGDDDQNMIKSLRVSCWLNGAACCLKLDDFEGAIKQCSMVLSIEWSNVKALYRRAQAYMKTNDLHLAELDIKRSLEIDPQNREVKLMQKNLKQLQVESNKRDANLYTTMFARMLNENSPATKRLKAGTNEDKTEDDIMAMEVDKDPVNSNPTPPRE